From Camelus dromedarius isolate mCamDro1 chromosome 2, mCamDro1.pat, whole genome shotgun sequence, one genomic window encodes:
- the DPH3 gene encoding diphthamide biosynthesis protein 3 — MAVFHDEVEIEDFQYDEDSETYFYPCPCGDNFCITKEDLENGEDVATCPSCSLIIKVIYDKDQFTCGETVPAPSTNKELVKC; from the exons ATGGCGGTGTTTCACGACGAGGTGGAGATCGAGGACTTCCAATATGACGAGGACTCGGAGACGTACTTCTACCCCTGCCCATGTGGCGATAACTTCTGCATCACTAAG GAGGATTTGGAGAATGGAGAAGACGTGGCAACGTGCCCTAGCTGCTCTCTCATTATAAAAGTGATTTATGACAAA GATCAGTTTACGTGTGGAGAAACAGTCCCAGCCCCTTCCACCAACAAAGAATTAGTTAAATGCTGA